From a region of the Bradyrhizobium sp. KBS0727 genome:
- a CDS encoding 2Fe-2S iron-sulfur cluster-binding protein, whose product MATVTLSINGATVTADVEPRLHLADFLRGDRHLTGTHLGCEQGVCGACTVLIDGKPQRSCLAFAVDCDGADVRSIEDFDDDPLMGELRDAFSASHALQCGFCTPGMLATARDIVSRLGEVSEHRIREELSGNICRCTGYVGIVEAIRTVSLGKQPVIVGAVAVQAPKITERGGPTEVPVVIPVARPAALALPTNVGAGTSIEERITIKAAPDKVWEALSDLRRVASCLPGAEITEIDGDTVKGRVRIALGPIKPAFSGEAHVTMDAARREGKMAGRGRDSGMGSSAEGEARWQVIEGATNGSVILVNLTWRLTGPLAQFNRSGLVQDIVRRLAATFATNLEASIDNRAAPLAASQAISAFGLFWSVIKARLFGR is encoded by the coding sequence ATGGCGACAGTCACGCTTTCCATCAACGGCGCCACGGTCACAGCCGATGTCGAGCCACGATTGCATCTGGCCGATTTCTTGCGCGGAGACCGGCATCTCACCGGCACGCATCTCGGTTGCGAGCAGGGCGTTTGCGGCGCTTGCACAGTGCTGATCGATGGGAAGCCGCAGCGCTCGTGTCTGGCCTTTGCCGTCGACTGCGACGGTGCGGATGTCCGAAGCATTGAAGATTTCGACGACGACCCGTTGATGGGCGAGTTGCGCGACGCGTTCAGCGCCTCGCACGCGTTGCAATGTGGATTTTGTACGCCCGGCATGCTGGCCACCGCGCGCGATATCGTTAGCCGGTTGGGCGAGGTGTCAGAGCATAGAATCCGCGAGGAGTTGTCCGGCAACATCTGTCGTTGCACCGGTTATGTCGGGATTGTCGAGGCGATCCGCACGGTCTCGCTCGGCAAGCAACCCGTGATCGTTGGCGCCGTTGCCGTGCAAGCGCCGAAGATAACCGAACGAGGTGGCCCGACCGAAGTGCCGGTCGTTATCCCGGTTGCTCGCCCGGCGGCGTTGGCATTACCCACAAACGTTGGCGCCGGGACATCAATCGAAGAGCGCATCACGATCAAGGCGGCGCCGGACAAGGTTTGGGAAGCGCTGTCGGATTTGCGGCGTGTGGCGTCGTGTCTGCCGGGCGCTGAAATCACCGAGATCGATGGCGACACAGTCAAGGGAAGGGTTCGTATTGCTCTCGGACCGATCAAACCGGCGTTCAGCGGCGAAGCGCATGTGACCATGGACGCAGCAAGGCGCGAGGGCAAAATGGCCGGACGCGGCCGCGATTCCGGCATGGGCTCGTCCGCCGAAGGCGAGGCTCGCTGGCAAGTAATCGAGGGCGCTACGAATGGTTCCGTTATCCTCGTGAATCTGACGTGGCGACTGACCGGCCCACTCGCGCAATTCAATCGCTCGGGCTTGGTTCAGGATATTGTGCGCCGCCTCGCCGCGACATTTGCCACCAATCTCGAAGCTTCGATCGACAACAGAGCGGCGCCTCTGGCCGCTTCCCAGGCCATCAGCGCTTTTGGGTTGTTCTGGTCGGTTATCAAGGCCCGATTGTTTGGGAGGTGA
- a CDS encoding ABC transporter substrate-binding protein: protein MKNTLKALLAAGGVAALSIGTATTPAHAQGKTITLCWAAWDPANALVELSKDFTAKTGIGMKFEFVPWPNYADRFLNELNSRGSLCDLIIGDSQWIGGAAENGQYVKLNDFFKKEGISMDDYMPATVVGYSQWPKNTPNYWALPAMGDAVGWTYRKDWFARPEVQKDFKAKYGRDLAAPKTLDELRDIAQFFQGRDIDGKKVYGASIYTERGSEGITMGVSNYLYDYGFKYQDPNKPYAMDGFVNSPGAVKGLEAYKELYKCCTPPGASNSYMSEGLDAFKSGQVALQMNFFAFFPGLYKDPNVGGDKIGFFSNPAATTQATQLGGQGISVVSYSKNQGEALQYIKWFSGGDVQKKWWALGGYSCAKSVLNDPSFPDSAPFAKEFLKSMGMVVDFWAEPSYAQLLQAEQKRVHDYVVADKGTAQEALDSLVKDWKAIFKEEGKKF from the coding sequence ATGAAGAATACATTGAAGGCGCTTCTGGCTGCGGGCGGGGTCGCCGCGCTCAGCATCGGAACCGCGACAACGCCTGCGCACGCGCAGGGCAAGACGATCACTCTGTGCTGGGCGGCTTGGGATCCCGCCAACGCGCTGGTCGAACTGTCGAAGGACTTCACCGCCAAGACGGGTATTGGTATGAAGTTCGAATTCGTGCCGTGGCCCAACTATGCCGATCGCTTCCTGAACGAACTCAATTCGCGGGGGTCGCTGTGCGATCTCATCATCGGCGATTCACAATGGATCGGCGGCGCCGCGGAGAACGGCCAGTACGTCAAGCTCAACGATTTCTTCAAGAAGGAAGGGATCAGCATGGACGACTATATGCCGGCGACCGTCGTCGGCTATTCACAGTGGCCGAAGAACACGCCGAACTATTGGGCGCTGCCCGCCATGGGCGACGCAGTGGGCTGGACCTATCGCAAGGACTGGTTTGCGCGCCCGGAGGTGCAGAAGGATTTCAAGGCCAAATATGGCCGCGATCTCGCTGCGCCGAAGACGCTCGATGAACTTCGCGACATCGCGCAGTTCTTCCAGGGCCGCGACATCGACGGCAAGAAGGTCTATGGCGCTTCGATCTATACCGAGCGCGGCTCGGAAGGTATCACCATGGGCGTTTCGAACTATCTCTACGACTACGGCTTCAAATACCAGGATCCCAACAAGCCCTATGCGATGGACGGGTTCGTCAACTCGCCCGGCGCCGTCAAGGGGCTCGAGGCCTACAAGGAACTCTACAAGTGCTGCACGCCTCCCGGCGCTTCCAACTCCTACATGTCGGAAGGTCTCGATGCGTTCAAGTCCGGTCAGGTCGCGCTGCAGATGAACTTCTTCGCCTTCTTCCCGGGCCTCTACAAGGACCCGAATGTCGGCGGCGACAAAATCGGTTTCTTTTCCAATCCTGCCGCCACGACGCAGGCGACGCAACTCGGCGGACAGGGAATCTCGGTTGTTTCCTATTCCAAAAACCAGGGCGAAGCGCTGCAATACATCAAATGGTTCTCCGGCGGGGATGTGCAGAAGAAGTGGTGGGCGCTCGGCGGCTATTCCTGCGCCAAGTCCGTGCTGAATGACCCGAGCTTCCCGGACAGCGCGCCTTTCGCCAAGGAGTTCCTGAAGTCCATGGGAATGGTCGTCGACTTCTGGGCCGAGCCCTCCTATGCCCAGCTTCTGCAGGCCGAACAGAAGCGCGTGCATGACTATGTGGTGGCCGACAAGGGCACCGCACAGGAAGCGCTCGACAGTCTGGTGAAGGACTGGAAAGCCATCTTCAAGGAAGAGGGCAAGAAGTTCTAG
- a CDS encoding carbohydrate ABC transporter permease, which produces MNDLSVSSQIAYQAARMQPRVVRRIRGLSDKALAWLFITPTIVLLLAINIFPLIWTIYLSFTNYRANRPNVPMRWMGIDWYQSILTDPDIWSAMQVTAHFVLWTVVIETVLGFGLAFLIDKKFRGHGAWTTIILLPMMLSPAVVGNFWTFLYQPQIGLFNYVVAFCTGSAASSFQMLGDVRLSPWAIVIVDAWMWTPYVMLICLAGLRSIPDYIYEAAEVDRASKWRQFWSITLPMALPFIMLAVLFRGIENFKMFDMVNLLTGGGPGSTTEVASITLKRAAFESWRTGYSSAFAIILFVTVFGLANIYVKALNRVKSR; this is translated from the coding sequence ATGAATGATTTGAGTGTCTCATCGCAAATCGCATACCAGGCCGCGCGGATGCAGCCGCGTGTGGTGCGTCGGATTCGGGGTCTGTCGGACAAGGCGCTGGCCTGGCTCTTCATCACACCGACCATTGTCCTGCTTCTCGCGATCAATATCTTCCCGCTGATCTGGACGATCTATCTGTCGTTCACCAACTACCGCGCCAACCGGCCGAATGTGCCGATGCGGTGGATGGGGATCGATTGGTACCAGTCGATCCTGACCGATCCGGACATCTGGTCAGCGATGCAGGTGACGGCACACTTCGTTCTTTGGACCGTCGTCATTGAGACCGTGCTCGGGTTCGGCCTTGCCTTCCTGATCGACAAGAAGTTCCGCGGCCACGGCGCGTGGACCACAATCATCCTGCTGCCGATGATGCTGTCGCCCGCCGTCGTCGGCAATTTCTGGACCTTCCTGTACCAGCCGCAGATCGGGCTCTTCAATTACGTCGTCGCATTCTGCACCGGCAGCGCCGCCTCCTCGTTCCAGATGCTCGGTGACGTCAGGCTCAGTCCCTGGGCCATCGTCATCGTCGATGCCTGGATGTGGACGCCCTATGTGATGCTGATCTGCCTTGCCGGCCTGCGCTCGATCCCGGATTACATTTACGAAGCGGCGGAGGTCGACCGCGCATCGAAATGGCGGCAGTTCTGGTCGATTACGCTGCCGATGGCCTTGCCGTTCATCATGCTCGCCGTGCTCTTCCGTGGCATCGAGAACTTCAAGATGTTCGACATGGTCAACCTCCTCACCGGGGGCGGGCCGGGCTCTACCACGGAGGTCGCTTCGATCACGCTCAAGCGCGCGGCCTTCGAGAGCTGGCGGACCGGTTATTCTTCGGCCTTCGCGATCATCCTGTTCGTGACGGTATTCGGCCTCGCCAACATCTATGTGAAAGCACTGAACCGGGTGAAAAGCCGATGA
- a CDS encoding carbohydrate ABC transporter permease, with translation MSIANAAHSVVEPTAGTRRFAGSLVILYAVVTMIPLVWIVLTSFKSPDDAISYPPKVIFQPSLEGYCNLVTTRSRQTPEFIQTLGPAQGLCDGIARDRNMVVAGPSNYVPRFVNSLIVAFGSTVLAVALGTLSAYGFSRFRVPLKDDLLFFILSTRMMPPIAVAIPIYLMYRTIGLSDTRLGMILLYTSVNVSLAVWLLKGFIDEIPREYEEAAMIDGYTRFQAFVKVVLPQATTGIAATAIFCLIFAWNEYAFAVLLTSGNAQTAPPFIPIIIGEGGQDWPAVAAGTTLFLVPIVVFTVLLRKHLLRGITFGAVRK, from the coding sequence ATGAGCATTGCCAACGCCGCCCATTCCGTCGTTGAACCGACCGCTGGCACGCGGCGTTTTGCAGGCTCGCTCGTGATACTTTATGCTGTCGTCACCATGATCCCCTTGGTCTGGATCGTGCTCACCTCGTTCAAATCACCGGACGACGCAATTTCCTATCCACCCAAGGTCATCTTCCAGCCGTCGCTGGAGGGATATTGCAACCTTGTTACCACTCGCTCGCGCCAGACGCCGGAATTCATCCAGACGCTCGGACCGGCGCAGGGTCTTTGCGACGGCATCGCACGCGACCGCAACATGGTGGTCGCCGGACCATCGAACTACGTGCCGCGGTTCGTCAATTCGCTGATCGTCGCCTTCGGCTCGACCGTGCTGGCCGTCGCGCTCGGCACGCTGTCGGCCTACGGCTTTTCACGATTCCGCGTGCCGCTGAAGGACGATCTGCTTTTCTTCATCCTCTCGACCAGGATGATGCCACCGATCGCGGTCGCGATCCCGATCTATCTGATGTACCGCACCATCGGGCTGTCGGACACACGGCTCGGAATGATTCTGCTCTACACCTCTGTCAACGTCTCACTTGCCGTCTGGCTCCTGAAAGGGTTCATCGACGAGATTCCGCGCGAATACGAGGAGGCGGCAATGATTGACGGCTATACGCGCTTCCAGGCCTTCGTGAAGGTGGTGCTGCCGCAGGCGACGACCGGAATCGCCGCAACGGCGATCTTCTGCCTGATCTTTGCCTGGAACGAATACGCCTTCGCCGTGCTGCTGACCTCCGGCAACGCCCAGACGGCACCGCCCTTCATCCCGATCATCATCGGCGAGGGCGGGCAGGACTGGCCTGCGGTCGCCGCCGGCACCACGCTTTTCCTGGTGCCGATCGTCGTATTCACCGTGCTTCTGCGCAAGCATCTGCTGCGCGGCATCACCTTCGGAGCGGTTCGCAAATGA
- a CDS encoding ABC transporter ATP-binding protein: MAQIRVEALDKSFGAFHAVKAASFTVEDGQFLCLLGPSGCGKTTTLRMIAGLELPTAGTISLDGEEVTMNRASARDIAFVFQLFALYPHMNVRRNIGFPLKCEGIGAAETDRRVVEAARILRISHLLDRPVSGLAGGDRQRVALGRAIVRKPKCFLMDEPLGALDTEMREAMIRELRALHDRLGATTVYVTHDQLEAMAMADTIAVMNNGVVEQVASPRDIYDRPASLFVADFIGSPPMNFLPFRDSVATGAQAIRLGEGEIAVPAARETLAERDLVLGVRPEHVRFTDRGMVRGEVYGAEYLGTTQIVTVTTRYGALKARTPASVGFRTGESVGLDFRPDTLSIFDKASGRAIRTALHEGGAHG; the protein is encoded by the coding sequence ATGGCACAGATCAGGGTCGAAGCGCTCGACAAATCCTTCGGCGCGTTTCACGCGGTCAAGGCTGCGAGCTTCACGGTGGAGGACGGCCAATTCCTCTGCCTTCTTGGCCCCTCCGGTTGCGGTAAAACGACAACGCTGCGAATGATCGCAGGGCTGGAGCTGCCGACGGCCGGCACGATTTCTCTCGACGGCGAGGAGGTGACGATGAACCGCGCCTCGGCACGCGACATCGCCTTCGTGTTCCAACTGTTCGCGCTCTATCCGCACATGAATGTCCGGCGAAACATCGGCTTTCCTTTGAAGTGCGAAGGCATCGGTGCGGCGGAAACCGACCGGCGGGTCGTTGAGGCCGCGCGCATCCTGCGCATCTCCCATCTGCTCGACCGGCCGGTGTCGGGCCTTGCCGGCGGTGACCGGCAGCGTGTCGCACTCGGGCGGGCGATCGTGCGCAAGCCGAAATGTTTTCTGATGGACGAGCCCTTGGGTGCGCTCGACACCGAAATGCGCGAGGCGATGATCCGCGAATTGCGGGCGCTGCACGACCGGCTCGGGGCGACGACGGTCTACGTTACGCATGACCAGCTCGAGGCGATGGCAATGGCCGACACCATCGCCGTGATGAACAATGGCGTCGTCGAACAGGTCGCGAGCCCGCGCGACATCTATGACCGGCCGGCTTCGCTTTTTGTCGCCGACTTCATCGGTTCGCCGCCGATGAACTTCCTGCCTTTCCGCGACAGCGTGGCAACGGGCGCACAGGCAATCCGGCTCGGCGAGGGCGAAATTGCCGTTCCCGCCGCACGCGAGACGCTGGCGGAGCGCGATCTCGTCCTCGGCGTCAGGCCCGAGCACGTCCGTTTCACCGATCGTGGCATGGTGCGGGGCGAGGTCTATGGTGCGGAGTATCTCGGCACCACGCAGATCGTCACTGTGACGACCCGCTACGGCGCGCTCAAGGCCCGGACCCCCGCCAGTGTGGGCTTCCGGACCGGAGAGAGCGTCGGGCTCGACTTCCGGCCCGACACACTGTCGATCTTCGACAAGGCATCCGGCCGGGCGATCCGCACCGCGTTGCATGAGGGAGGCGCACATGGCTGA
- a CDS encoding ABC transporter ATP-binding protein encodes MAEVEIRAVSKAFKGTQAISDLSLKVGDGEFVALLGPTGAGKTTTLRLVAGLEMPDSGSIRIDGRDVTGDAPADRDVAFVFQQYSLYPHLTVFENMAFALRAPIRRVSEADIRSKVEEVARLLHIETKLQNKATQLSGGQMQRVAIGRALVRSPSIYLMDEPLSSLDAKLRGEMRLELKRIQTDLGATILYVTHDQTEAMTMASRIGVIEAGRLMQIGTPREIYENPVNAHVAARLGQPAINLLPADIFAGTPRGATTVGARTEHLTIAQGRGDASATVTRIEHLGDQSHLHLDLGGHPVVTLSDPEAKLGAGDVVSLCLNNPLFFDADGRRIAA; translated from the coding sequence ATGGCTGAAGTCGAGATCAGGGCCGTCTCCAAGGCGTTCAAGGGAACACAGGCGATCAGCGATCTCTCGCTGAAGGTCGGGGACGGCGAATTCGTTGCGCTGCTCGGTCCGACCGGCGCAGGCAAGACGACGACGCTGCGTCTGGTCGCGGGCCTGGAGATGCCCGACAGCGGGTCGATCCGGATCGACGGGCGCGACGTCACCGGCGATGCGCCGGCCGACCGCGACGTTGCCTTCGTCTTCCAGCAATATTCGCTGTACCCGCATCTCACCGTATTCGAGAACATGGCCTTTGCGTTGCGTGCGCCGATTCGCCGGGTGTCGGAGGCCGATATCCGCAGCAAGGTCGAGGAAGTTGCCCGTCTCCTCCATATCGAAACCAAGCTCCAGAACAAGGCGACGCAGTTGTCGGGCGGCCAGATGCAGCGCGTCGCGATCGGCCGGGCTCTGGTGCGCTCACCATCGATCTATCTCATGGACGAGCCGCTCTCTTCGCTGGACGCCAAGCTGCGTGGTGAAATGCGCCTGGAACTCAAGCGCATCCAGACCGATCTTGGCGCGACGATCCTCTACGTGACCCACGATCAGACGGAGGCGATGACCATGGCATCTCGCATCGGCGTGATCGAGGCCGGACGATTGATGCAGATCGGCACGCCGCGCGAAATCTATGAGAACCCCGTCAACGCGCATGTTGCCGCACGACTTGGCCAGCCGGCGATCAACCTGCTGCCGGCGGACATCTTTGCGGGCACGCCGCGAGGCGCGACGACCGTTGGCGCACGGACCGAGCACCTGACGATCGCGCAAGGCCGCGGAGACGCGTCGGCAACGGTCACGCGGATCGAACATCTCGGCGACCAGAGCCATCTCCACCTCGACCTTGGCGGCCATCCTGTCGTGACGCTCTCGGACCCGGAGGCGAAACTCGGCGCCGGCGATGTTGTGTCGCTCTGTCTCAACAATCCGCTGTTCTTCGATGCGGACGGCCGGAGGATCGCGGCATGA
- the dhaL gene encoding dihydroxyacetone kinase subunit DhaL: MSLNRSAKEKLVRALAVAVIEHADELTSLDQAIGDGDHGLNMKRGFEAVLATLPALADKSTPEMLKAIGMTLVMKVGGASGPLVGTFFMELGKALPEEAARADLVAATGKAINAVKARGRSEAGQKTLLDVLVPVQAILAAGGDAAAIAAEATEAAERTTPMLATRGRASFLGERSIGHMDPGSRSASLLIGAAVVTLEFEADL; encoded by the coding sequence ATGAGCCTCAATCGGAGCGCGAAGGAGAAGCTGGTGCGGGCGCTGGCCGTGGCGGTGATCGAGCACGCCGACGAATTGACCAGCCTCGATCAGGCGATCGGCGACGGCGACCACGGGCTGAACATGAAGCGTGGTTTCGAGGCGGTGCTCGCGACCCTGCCGGCACTGGCAGATAAATCGACGCCGGAGATGCTGAAGGCGATCGGCATGACGCTGGTGATGAAGGTCGGTGGTGCCTCCGGGCCGCTCGTCGGCACTTTCTTCATGGAACTCGGCAAGGCGCTTCCGGAGGAGGCTGCCCGTGCCGATCTCGTCGCAGCAACGGGTAAGGCGATCAACGCTGTAAAGGCGCGCGGACGCTCGGAAGCCGGGCAGAAGACCCTGCTTGATGTCCTCGTGCCGGTGCAGGCGATACTTGCGGCTGGCGGCGACGCCGCGGCGATCGCCGCGGAAGCGACCGAGGCCGCCGAGCGTACGACGCCGATGCTGGCGACGCGCGGCCGAGCGTCTTTTCTCGGCGAGCGTTCTATCGGTCATATGGATCCGGGTTCACGCTCGGCGTCCCTCCTGATCGGCGCAGCAGTCGTAACACTGGAATTCGAGGCAGATTTATGA
- the dhaM gene encoding dihydroxyacetone kinase phosphoryl donor subunit DhaM produces MSNSSSGNVGIVIVSHSAKIAEGAADMVRQMVGNAVPLAWTGGDLEGGLGTNVAGILEAIEVAWSPAGVAILVDLGGAETNSEMAVEMLPEDRRARVVVCNAPVVEGAVIAATESSGGSPLTAVQRSAEEFYA; encoded by the coding sequence ATGAGCAATTCAAGTTCTGGCAACGTCGGAATCGTCATCGTTTCGCATTCCGCCAAAATCGCGGAGGGTGCCGCCGATATGGTGCGTCAAATGGTCGGCAATGCCGTGCCGCTTGCCTGGACGGGTGGCGACCTCGAGGGCGGGCTCGGCACCAATGTTGCCGGCATCCTCGAGGCGATCGAGGTCGCCTGGTCGCCGGCCGGTGTGGCAATCCTCGTCGATCTCGGGGGAGCAGAGACGAATTCGGAGATGGCGGTGGAGATGTTGCCCGAAGACCGGCGTGCACGCGTCGTGGTCTGCAATGCTCCGGTAGTCGAGGGGGCCGTGATCGCGGCGACCGAGTCCTCCGGCGGCTCGCCGCTAACCGCGGTCCAGCGCAGCGCGGAGGAGTTCTATGCATGA
- a CDS encoding HPr family phosphocarrier protein, whose translation MHDVNAGRASKTFAPLTASAVLVNPVGLHARPSVKLTQCAKGFVASIEIALAPDGPWTDAKSPVKVMRVKAPQGAMLYFRVAGPDGDAALAAVLALVHDGFGEA comes from the coding sequence ATGCATGATGTCAACGCCGGCCGGGCGTCCAAAACGTTTGCACCGCTAACGGCCTCGGCGGTTCTCGTTAATCCGGTCGGCCTTCATGCGCGGCCATCGGTCAAGCTTACGCAATGCGCCAAGGGTTTTGTCGCGTCGATCGAGATCGCCCTCGCACCGGACGGGCCATGGACGGATGCCAAGAGTCCCGTGAAGGTGATGCGGGTGAAGGCCCCGCAGGGGGCGATGCTCTATTTCCGTGTGGCCGGCCCCGACGGCGATGCGGCACTGGCCGCCGTGCTCGCGCTGGTGCATGACGGCTTCGGCGAGGCCTGA
- the ptsP gene encoding phosphoenolpyruvate--protein phosphotransferase has protein sequence MPEIHRTGRAASPGLAIGPVTVLTVALERRRTPGDPAQESAALKAAIEGATAELAELIEAEQGEAADILEFQVAMLEDDALAEGAFRAISTGTPADQAWRSVLDAEIAGYRSAEDEYFRARVADLVDIRDRVLVCLNGAEKSAITGGSIVAGDDISPSAFLAADWRHGGAIVLAAGSSSSHVAMLARARGTPMVVGLGSLSWEERPPAVALVDGDAGTVIFDPEPETRRLFEHRMSAANAARDIADAGRAKPAITADGRRITVLLNIASPEDLADLDSAICDGIGLVRTEFLFEASQGLPDEETQYAVYRRILDWAEGRPVTIRTLDAGGDKPISGLTIDGESNPFLGLRGIRLSLSRPEVFRLQLRALARAAVHGTLKVMLPMVAVPSELDRARRLLDDEIEALRAQGIACARPLLGIMVEIPAAALCAGDFEAGFYSIGSNDLTQYTMAAARDIGAVADLNDTGNPAVLALIALTVEAARARGVEVSLCGDAAADTRLTKALLATGLTTLSVSPVAVARLKATIATVNP, from the coding sequence GTGCCCGAAATCCATCGCACCGGTCGTGCCGCGTCGCCGGGTCTCGCCATCGGACCAGTCACCGTTCTGACGGTCGCTTTGGAGCGCCGTAGGACACCGGGCGATCCCGCACAGGAATCCGCCGCGCTGAAGGCAGCGATCGAAGGCGCGACGGCCGAGCTGGCCGAATTGATCGAGGCGGAGCAGGGCGAGGCGGCGGACATTCTGGAATTCCAGGTCGCGATGCTGGAAGACGACGCGCTGGCGGAGGGCGCATTTCGCGCCATCTCGACCGGTACTCCTGCCGACCAGGCCTGGCGCTCGGTGCTCGATGCAGAGATCGCGGGCTATCGCTCGGCGGAAGACGAATATTTCCGCGCCCGCGTCGCGGATCTCGTCGACATCCGCGACCGCGTGCTGGTGTGCCTGAATGGCGCGGAAAAGTCCGCGATCACCGGCGGCTCTATCGTCGCAGGCGACGACATCTCGCCCTCCGCTTTCCTCGCGGCGGACTGGAGGCATGGTGGTGCGATTGTGCTTGCCGCGGGCTCATCATCCTCCCATGTTGCGATGCTGGCGCGCGCGCGTGGCACTCCCATGGTCGTGGGACTTGGCTCCCTGTCATGGGAAGAGCGGCCGCCGGCCGTGGCACTCGTCGATGGTGATGCCGGCACCGTCATTTTCGACCCCGAGCCGGAGACGCGTCGCCTCTTCGAGCACCGCATGAGCGCCGCCAATGCTGCACGCGACATCGCTGACGCCGGTCGCGCCAAGCCTGCCATCACGGCAGATGGCCGGCGCATCACGGTGCTTCTCAACATTGCCTCACCCGAGGATCTTGCCGACCTGGATTCGGCGATCTGCGACGGCATTGGCCTTGTGCGAACGGAATTCCTGTTCGAAGCCTCCCAAGGCCTGCCGGACGAGGAAACCCAATACGCGGTCTATCGGCGCATTCTCGATTGGGCGGAAGGAAGGCCCGTTACAATCCGCACGCTCGATGCCGGCGGCGACAAACCCATCTCAGGGTTGACGATCGATGGTGAGAGCAATCCGTTCCTCGGGCTTCGCGGCATCCGCCTATCGCTTTCGCGGCCGGAGGTATTCCGCCTACAACTCAGGGCGCTGGCGCGTGCGGCTGTGCATGGGACGCTGAAGGTGATGCTGCCGATGGTCGCCGTTCCCTCGGAACTCGACCGCGCGCGCAGGCTTCTTGACGACGAGATCGAGGCGCTGAGAGCGCAAGGGATCGCCTGCGCCCGGCCGCTGCTCGGTATCATGGTCGAGATACCGGCGGCAGCGCTCTGCGCCGGGGATTTCGAGGCCGGATTCTATTCAATCGGCTCGAACGACCTGACGCAATACACGATGGCCGCGGCGCGCGACATCGGCGCGGTCGCCGACCTCAACGATACCGGTAATCCAGCCGTGCTGGCACTCATCGCCCTTACGGTTGAGGCTGCACGCGCGCGCGGAGTCGAGGTCTCGCTCTGCGGCGACGCGGCTGCCGATACCCGCCTGACGAAGGCGCTACTCGCGACTGGGCTCACAACGCTCTCGGTATCGCCAGTTGCCGTTGCCCGGCTCAAGGCCACGATTGCTACGGTGAATCCATGA
- the dhaK gene encoding dihydroxyacetone kinase subunit DhaK — protein MKKLINDADAVLEESLDGFAAAHADILLLGAERKFVRRRTLKQGKVALISGGGSGHEPLHAGYVGLGMLDAACPGQVFTSPTPDQMIEAAEAVDTGAGVLFIVKNYEGDVMNFTMAAEMVGREVASVVTNDDVAVESSTYTTGRRGVAGTLIVEKMVGAAAETGKPLAALKSLGDEVNRRTRSMGVALLPCTVPAAGRPNFTLADNEMEMGVGIHGEPGRRRVPLASADAIAEELVGAILKDLAPKQGSEVLLLVNGFGATPLIELYLMVNSAKRILDGAGITTTRFLTGSYVTALDMAGASVTVSVLDAQSKSLWDAPVHTAALRWGT, from the coding sequence ATGAAAAAGCTGATCAACGACGCCGATGCGGTACTCGAAGAGAGTCTTGATGGCTTCGCGGCCGCCCATGCCGATATCCTGCTTCTTGGTGCGGAGCGCAAATTTGTCCGTCGCCGCACCCTGAAGCAGGGCAAGGTCGCGCTGATTTCGGGAGGCGGCTCGGGACACGAGCCGCTCCATGCGGGCTATGTCGGCCTTGGCATGCTCGACGCAGCTTGCCCGGGTCAAGTCTTCACCTCGCCGACACCGGACCAGATGATCGAGGCCGCGGAGGCCGTCGACACCGGCGCAGGTGTGCTTTTCATCGTCAAGAATTACGAAGGCGATGTGATGAATTTCACCATGGCTGCAGAGATGGTCGGGCGAGAAGTTGCGAGCGTGGTGACGAACGACGACGTGGCGGTCGAGAGCTCGACCTACACGACCGGTCGTCGCGGGGTCGCGGGTACGCTGATCGTGGAAAAGATGGTCGGTGCCGCGGCCGAGACCGGAAAGCCGCTTGCCGCGCTCAAATCGCTCGGCGACGAGGTCAACCGGCGCACGCGCTCGATGGGGGTCGCGCTATTACCATGCACCGTACCGGCGGCGGGGCGGCCGAATTTCACATTGGCCGACAATGAAATGGAAATGGGCGTCGGAATTCACGGCGAGCCTGGCCGGCGCAGGGTACCGCTGGCGTCTGCCGATGCGATTGCCGAGGAACTCGTTGGCGCGATCCTCAAGGACCTTGCGCCGAAGCAGGGGAGCGAAGTGCTGCTTCTCGTCAACGGGTTTGGCGCAACGCCACTGATCGAACTCTATTTAATGGTCAACAGCGCAAAACGAATTCTAGACGGTGCGGGGATCACGACGACGCGTTTCCTGACTGGTTCCTATGTTACAGCCCTCGATATGGCCGGCGCCTCGGTCACCGTATCGGTGCTCGATGCCCAGTCGAAGTCTCTGTGGGATGCGCCCGTGCACACGGCGGCGCTGCGCTGGGGCACTTGA